One Mycteria americana isolate JAX WOST 10 ecotype Jacksonville Zoo and Gardens chromosome 21, USCA_MyAme_1.0, whole genome shotgun sequence genomic region harbors:
- the C21H1orf216 gene encoding UPF0500 protein C1orf216 homolog: protein MFAVCPPGAPANAPFRQGRGGPALGTAVPGAGCGQDSNSNFVGEVCDSNENWSRPAPGSPPEEGSSRSENTTNPSDNLLLLMQRQMVQGRLRDAAPSLGATGPCLPERGVRSPPEGAEVGGAGGQNAAAKEAAGGCGKPPSSPVEDNGYASSSLSIDSPDSACGSTWDPPAAAPLPGSPPQLGVAEPEPGTLFPALAEAVQHLQDKERFKEREKEKHHIQLVMYRRLALLRWIHGLQQKVVDQQNRLQESFDTILDNRKELIRCMQHGPACAAGAAAPSP from the coding sequence ATGTTTGCCGTCTGCCCGCCCGGTGCCCCGGCGAACGCCCCGttccggcagggccgggggggcccggcgcTGGGCACGGCCGTCCCGGGGGCCGGGTGCGGGCAGGACTCCAACTCCAACTTCGTGGGAGAGGTGTGCGACAGCAATGAGAACTGGAGCCGGCCAGCGCCGGGGTCCCCGCCAGAGGAGGGCTCCAGCCGGAGCGAAAACACGACAAATCCGTCTGATAATCTGCTGTTATTAATGCAGAGACAGATGGTCCAGGGCCGGCTTAGGGATGCCGCCCCGAGCCTGGGCGCCACGGGGCCGTGTCTCCCCGAGCGGGGGGTGCGCAGCCCCCCCGAGGGAGCGGAggtcggcggggcggggggccaaAACGCCGCAGCCAAGGAGGCGGCTGGGGGATGCGGCAAGCCCCCGAGCTCCCCCGTGGAGGACAACGGCTACGCCAGCAGCTCCCTCAGCATCGACAGCCCCGACAGCGCCTGCGGGAGCACCTGGGACCCTCCggctgctgcccccctccccgggagccCACCCCAGCTGGGGGTGGCCGAGCCCGAGCCGGGGACCCTCTTCCCGGCGCTGGCAGAGGCCGTGCAGCACCTCCAGGACAAGGAGCGCTTCAAGGAGCGGGAGAAGGAGAAGCACCACATCCAGCTGGTGATGTACCGGCGCCTGGCCCTGCTGCGCTGGATCCACGGCCTCCAGCAGAAAGTCGTGGACCAGCAGAACCGGCTGCAGGAGAGTTTTGACACCATCCTGGATAACCGCAAGGAGCTCATCCGCTGCATGCAGCACGGCCCGGCGTGCGCTGCCGGCgcggctgcccccagcccctga